GTACTTCAGCCCCAAGGGCGTGCCCTATCACTCCGTGGAGACGCTGATGGTCGAGGCGCCGGACCACGGTCACGAGACCACCTCGGAGGCCTACAGCTACTGGCTGTGGCTGGAGGCGGAGTATGGCCATGTGACGGGGGACTGGGCGCCCTTCAACGCCGCCTGGGCCAACATGGAGAAGTACATCATCCCCTCGCACGCGGATCAGCCCACCAACCAGTACTACAACGCGAGCAAGCCGGCCACGTACGCCGCGGAGTGGGACCTGCCGAAGCAGTATCCCTCCCAACTGCGCACGGAGGTGGCGGTGGGCAACGATCCCATCGCGGGTGAACTGCAGTCGACGTATGGCACCAGCGACATCTATGGCATGCACTGGCTGCTGGACGTGGACAACTGGTACGGCTACGGCCGCTGCGGAGATGGCACGACCTCGCCGGCCTACATCAACACCTTCCAGCGCGGCTCGCAGGAGTCCGTGTGGGAGACGGTGCCGCACCCCTCCTGCGACACCTTCGCCTGGGGCAAGCCGGGCCAGGGCTTCCTGAGCCTGTTCACGGGTGACGCCACCTACTCGCGCCAGTGGCGCTACACCAACGCGCCGGACGCGGATGCCCGCGCGGTGCAGGCGGCGTACTGGGCCCACACGTGGGCCAAGGAGCAGGGCAAGGAGGCCCAGGTGGCCGAGGTCGTCAAGAAGGCGGCCAAGATGGGCGACTACCTGCGCTATGCGATGTTCGACAAGTACTTCAAGCGCGTCGGCAATTGCATTGGCGAGACCAACTGCCCCGCGGGCAGTGGCAAGAACAGCATGCACTACCTGCTGTCCTGGTACTACTCGTGGGGTGGTGCCGTCGACACGAGCGCTGGCTGGGCCTGGCGCATCGGCTCGAGCCACAACCACTTCGGCTACCAGAACCCGATGGCGGCCTACGTGCTGAGCAACACGTCGTTCCTGCGGCCCCTGTCCGCGACCGGCGCCGCCGACTGGGCGACGAGCCTCAAGCGGCAGATCGAGTTCTACACCTGGTTGCAGTCGGCCGAGGGCGGCTTCGCGGGCGGTGCCACCAACAGCTGGAATGGCCGCTACGAGCAGCCGACGAGCGCGTCGTCCTTCTACGGCATGTACTACGACTGGCAGCCCGTCTACCACGACCCCGCGAGCAACCAGTGGTTCGGCTTCCAGGCCTGGTCCGTGCAGCGCGTGGCGGAGTACTACTACGTCACGGGTGACGCGCAGGCCAAGAAGGTGCTCGACAAGTGGGTGGCCTGGGCCTCGCAGAACACCAAGCTCACCACGGATGGCAAGTACCAGGTCCCCAGCACGCTCGCGTGGACGGGTGCGCCGGACACGTGGAACCCGGCCTCTCCGGGCACCAACAGCAACCTGCACGTGACGGTCGTGGACCACACCACCGACGTGGGCGTGACCGCGGCGTACGCTCGCACGCTGATGTTCTACGCCGCCCGGGCCGGCAACGCGGGGGCCAAGACCCTGGCCAAGGAACTGATGGACCGGATGTGGGCGAACTATCAGACGCCCAAGGGCGTGGCCGTCCCCGAGAAGCGTGAGGACTACAAGCGCTTCGATGACACCTACAACGCGGCGACCGGCGACGGCGTCTTCGTCCCGTCGGGCTGGTCGGGCACGACGGCCCAGGGCGCGACGATCGACTCGAACTCCACGTTCCTCAGCCTGCGTCCGAAGTACAAGCAGGATCCGGACTGGGCGAAGGTGCAGAGCTTCCTCAACGGCGGCCCGGTGCCCGAGTTCACCTACCACCGCTTCTGGGCCCAGGCGGACATCGCCATGGCCATGGCGGACTACGCCCGGCTGTTCGAGGGCGGCGCTCCTCCCGCCGCGAGCATCGTGACCTCGTCGACGGACGTGAGCGTGGCCGAGGGTTCCTCCGCGAGCTTCACGGTGAGCCTGTCCTCGGCCCCCACCAGCAACGTCACGGTCTCCGTGGCCAAGGCTTCCGGTGACGCGGATCTGTTCGTGTCGTCCGGCGCCACGCTGACCTTCACCCCCGCCAACTGGAACGTGGGGCAGACGGTCACCATCTCCGCGGTGGAGGACGCGGACCAGACGAACGGGACGGCCAGCTTCAAGCTGACCGCGACGGGCCTGTCCTCGGCGTCCGTCAACGCGGCCGAGCTCGACAATGACATCCCGGCTCCGCCGAGCTGCACGGTGACCGTGGATACCAGCAACGACTGGGGCAACGGTCACGTCGCCCGGGTCATCGTGCAGAACGCGGGCACGCAGTCCATCTCCAACTGGAAGCTGAGCTGGACGGCCACCAACGACTTCACGCTGGCCAACTCCTGGAGCGCGACCTTCACGAAGACGGGCCGCTCGGTCGAGGTGACGCCCCAGGGCAACTCGACGATTCCGGGCGGCAGCAGCATCGAGGCCGGCTACGTGGCCAACTACAGCGGCGCCAAGCCGGTGCCCAGCGGTGTTCGTCTGGAAGGGCAGAACTGCAACATCGTCGTCAAGTGAGGGCAGGGCCGCTCGACGCCTCGGTGGATGTCGAGGTCGTGGGGAAGCGTTGAGCGGCCTTCTTTGAATATCGCGGCGGCGGGGAGCGGAATCGTTCCTCGCCGCCGTGTGCAATCCAGGCCTCCCCGGCCCCCCATTCCATGGACGCAACGAAGGAGCTGTCCCACGATGCGTAAGTCTTTCCTGACAACCCCCGCCGCGGTGCTGATGGGCTTGTCGTCGGTCGCGAGCCCGCTGGCCGCGCAAGCACAGACGTTCAACTACGCGGAGGCCCTGCAGAAATCCATCTGGTTCTACGAGGCCCAGCGCTCCGGTCCCCTCCCCAGCAACAACCGGGTGAGCTGGCGCGGCGACTCCGGCCTGAACGACGGCGCCGACGTGGGCAAGGATCTGACCGGCGGCTGGTACGATGCCGGCGATCACGTGAAGTTCGGCCTTCCCATGGCCGCCAGCGCGACCCTGCTGGCCTGGTCCCTCTACGAGTACGAGGAGGCGTACCAGAAGAGCGGACAGCGCGCCGCGCTCCTGGACAACCTGCGCTGGGTCAATGACTACTTCATCAAGGCGCATACCGCTCCCAACGAGCTGTATGGCCAGGTGGGCGCGGGCAACGCGGATCACGCCTGGTGGGGACCGGCCGAGGTGATGCAGATGGCGCGGCCCGCCTTCAAGGTCGACGCCTCCTGCCCTGGCTCGGACCTGGCCGGTGAGACGGCCGCGGCCATGGCCGCCTCGTCCATCGTGTTCAAGCAGACGGATCCGGCCTACGCGGCCACCTTGTTGACGCACGCCAAACAGCTCTTCACCTTCGCGGACACCTACCGGGGCAAGTACTCCGACTGCATCACGGACGCGAAGTCCTTCTACAACTCCTGGAGTGGCTACTGGGATGAGCTGAGCTGGGCAGGTGCCTGGCTGTACCTGGCCACCGCGGAGAGCAGCTACCTGACGAAGGCCGAGAGCTACACCGCCTACTGGGGCAACGAGAGCCAGACGCCCTACTGGAGCTACCGGTGGACGCACAACTGGGATGACAAGCACTTCGGTGCCCAGCTCCTGCTCGCCCGCCTCACGGGCAAGGACGTCTACAAGTCCTCCACGGAGCGCAACCTGGATTACTGGACCACGGGCTTCAACGGCGAGCGCGTCCGCTACTCGCCGGGTGGGCTCGCCTGGCTGGATACGTGGGGCAGCCTGCGCTACGCCGCGAACGCCTCGTTCCTCGCCTTCGTCTACTCCGACGACATCGCCGCCAGCGATCCGGCCAGGGCCACGCGCTACCGCGACTTCGCCGACCGGCAGGTCCGCTACATGCTCGGTGAGAACCCCCGCAACGCCAGCTACGTGGTGGGCTTCGGCGTGAACCCGCCCCGCAACCCGCACCACCGCACGGCGCACGGCGCCTGGGCCGACTCCCTCGCCAACCCGGTCGAGAGCCGGCACATCCTGTACGGCGCCCTGGTGGGCGGTCCGGACGCGGCGGATGCCTACGTGGACGACCGGGCCAACTACACCGCGAACGAGGTCGCCACGGACTACAACGCGGCCTTCACCGGCACGCTGGCCAAGATGTACCTCCTGCACGGCGGTACGCCCGACCCCACCTTCCCCAAGAGGGAGACGCCCACCACGGACGAGTTCTACGTGGAGGCCGGCATCAACGTGTCCGGCCAGAACTTCACGGAGATCCGCTCGTACGTGAACAACGTCTCGAGCTGGCCCGCCCGCATGGGGGACAAGCTGTCCCTGCGCTACTTCATCGACATCTCCGAGGTCATCGCCGCCGGAGGTTCCGCCGCGAGCCTGACCGTGTCGATGAACTACAGCCAGGGCGCCAAGGTCCTGCCGCTCAAGCAGTGGTCCGGCAACATCTACTACGTCACGGTCGACTTCACCGGCACGCCCGTCTATCCCGGTGGCCAGTCCGCGTTCCGCAAGGAAGCCCAGTTCCGCATCGCCGCCGCGGTGGGCGCCGCCTGGGATCCGACCAATGACCCGTCCTACAAGAACCTGACCGCTACCGCGGCGAGGACGTCCCTCATCCCCATCTACGACAACGGCGTGCGCATCTTCGGCTCCGAGCCCGGCCCCATCGTGGTCGACACCATTCCCCCCGCGCTCCCGGTCGGTCTGCTGGCCGCCGCGGCCAATCCCACGCAGATCAACCTGAGCTGGAACGCGAACACCGAGTCGGACCTGGCGGGCTACAACGTCTACCGCTCCACGACGAGCGGCTTCACGCCCTCGGCCGCCAACCGGGTCGCCAGCGGCCTCACGACCGCCTCCTACTCCGACTCCGGGCTGAAGGCCTCGACCGTCTACTATTACAAGATCACCGCCGTCGACACGTCCGGCAACGAGTCCTCCGCGTCCTCTCAGTCCTCCGCGTCCACGCCCGCCCCGGATACCCTTCCGCCCGCGGCTCCGGCCGGCCTGAAGGCCACCTCGGCCAGCTCCAGCCAGATCAACCTGTCCTGGACCGCCAGCACCGAGGCCGACCTCAAGGGCTACAACGTCTATCGCTCCACGACGAGTGGCTTCACGCCCTCGGCCGCCAACCGGGTCGCCAGCGGCCTCACGACCGCCTCCTACTCCAGCACCGACCTGACCGCCTCGACCGCCTACTATTACAAGATCACGGCCGTCGACACGTCCGGCAACGAGTCCTCCGCGTCCACGGAAGTCTCCGCGACCACGCAGCAGGCCCCCGCGTCCAGCCTCTCCGTGCAGTACCGCGACGGGGATGCCAACTCGCCCGCAAACAACCAGGCCCGGCCCCACTTCCGGATCGCCAACGGGGGAACGGCCAGCGTTCCGCTCTCGGAGCTGAAGGTCCGCTACTACTTCACCCCGGACTCCAACGAGTCGGTGCAGGTCGCGTGTGACTACGCCGCCGTGAACTGCTCGAGCATCACCTCCAGCGTGGTCCAGTTGTCCACGCCGAAGACGGGTGCCACGCATTACATCGAGTTCGGCTTCGCCACGGGGGCGGGCTCGGTGGCCGCGGGCCGCGACACGGGAGAGATCCAGATCCGGTTCAACAAGAGCAACTGGACCAACTTCGACGAGTCGAACGACTACTCGTTCGATTCCACCAAGACCTCGTTCTCCACGACGAGCAAGATGACCGTGTTCCGTAGCGGCGTCCTCGTCTGGGGCACCGAGCCGTAAACCAGGCACTTCGAGCGAAGGAGAAAACTCCATGCGAAAGACAAACAAGAGCGTGTCTCGTGCCGCCGTCGTCGGTCTGACCTCCCTGGGGCTGGTTCTGCCCCTCGACGCGGCGCTGGCCCACGGCGGAATGACGTTCCCCGCGACTCGGACCTATGCCTGCTACCTGGATGGCAAGGCGGGCGGTGGGGGCGGTGATCTGGATCCCACCAACCCGGCCTGCGTCGAGGCCGTGGCCCTGGGCGGAAAGAATCCGCTCTGGAACTGGTTCGGCAACCTCATCAGCAACGCGGGAGGCCGGCACCGGGAGATCATCCCGGATGGGAAGCTGTGCGGACCCACCGCGCTCTTCGACGCCTACAACCTGGCGCACGCTTCCTGGCCCACGACGACCCTGAAGTCGGGGACGACGATCACCATCCGGTACAACGCGTGGGCGCCGCACCCCGGCACCTGGTACCAGTACGTGACCCGGGACGGGTGGGATCCGAGCCAGCCGCTGAAGTGGTCCGACCTGGAGCCGCTGCCCTTCAACACGGTCACCAACCCGCCGATCAACGGCAGCGGCCCGGATGGCGCCGAGTACACGTGGAGCGCGCAGTTGCCGGTGGCCAAGAGCGGACGGCACATCATCTATTCCATCTGGCAGCGCTCGGACAGCCCGGAGGCCTTCTACAACTGCTCCGACGTGCTCTTCGACAGCGGTGCGCCGGATGCCGAGGCGCCCACCGCCCCCGGGACGCCCACCGTGAGCGGCGTGACCGGGACGACCGCCGATCTGAGTTGGGCCGCCGCGCACGACAACCAGGGCGTGGTGGGCTACGAGGTGTACCACCTGATGGGCTCCACCCCCCATCGGATGGCCTCGCCCACGGGCACCTCCACCCGCCTCACGGGCCTGACGCCCTCGACCGCGTACTCCTTCTACGTGGTCGCGCGTGATGCCGCGGGCAACCTCTCCCCGGCCTCCGGCGTGGTCTCGTTCACCACGACCGACACCGCGCCCACGGGGAACTGCCACGTGGTCTACACCGAGCCCAACAAGTGGTCCGGTGGCTTCACCGGCAACATCCAGATCACCAACACCGGAACCAGCGCCATCTCCGGCTGGACGCTGCAGTGGGAGTACGGCGCTGGTCAGACGGTCGTGAACGGCTGGAGCGCGAAGATCTTCCAGCATCATTCCTCGGTGTCCGCGGAGAATGAGGCCTGGAGCGGTACCATCCCCCCGAGCGGCTCGGTCACCTTCGGGTTCAACGCGAACTCGCCGACGCCCAACGCTCCGGCGCCGGCCGCCTTCCTCCTCAACGGCACGCTCTGCACCACGCCTTGAGTTGAAAGACATACACCGGGGTGGGTGCTCTCGTCGCACCCACCCCGGTGTTGTTGACGTGCTGCGCCCAGGTGCCTTCGTGTCCCTGGGTCTGGGGGTGGACCGTGCCCGCTGAGCTGAAGCGGAAGTGGGTGGCGCTGGTGCTCGGGGCTGTCGTGCTGTTCACCGGCTGCGTCACGGTGACGCCACCCGCGGGACGCGGTGTGCTCCTGGACAGCAACCCGCGTGCCGCGTCCGGGCTGGCGGGCGAGATTCGTGGTGACGCCCAGCACGCGGCCACGGAGGCGAATGCACCCGCGAGGCTGCTGCGCCGACGGGGAGAGCGCGTACAGAGCACGCAGGTGGCCATGGTGAGCCCGGCTGAAATGGCCGTGCGCGCGGTGGCCAGCGGGGCCAGGCAGGCGGACGCCTTCGAGTATCTGCTGCTGCTGGCGGGCCTGGACAACGTCAACGACGAGCCCCCGCGAGGCGCTCCCCTCACTCCCGAGGAGGCGGCCCGGGTGCTGGCGGTGCTGTTGAACAAGCCCGTGACGCTGGGCTCGTTCCCGCCACGCATGGCCGCCTGCCACCTGCTACGGGAAGTGCTGGCGGGAGGGGAAGTGTCCCGCGAGGAGTTGCTTCGCCGGGTGGAGCGATTCAAGGGGGTGGCCGTGCTACGGCCGGACGGCTATCTGGCCTGGACGCTCAACGGACGCACACAGCAGAAGGTGGGCCCGGTGGAGTGGAAGGAGGACGCCTTCCGCGCGGGCTCCTTCGAACTCGGGCGCTTCTACATCGTCAAGGGGTGGGTGTTCCGGCAGGCGGATGCGCAACTGCGCCCCGTCATGCAAGGGCCCGGGCTGGCCGAGGTGTACGACGACGCCGACTACCTCGGCCGCTCGCTGGATGGCGCGGAGGAGGCGTTCGTCGGGCTGTACCATGCCATGGGCCAGCTGCTCACGCGCCCGCTGGACAGCCTCGCGGCGCTGCAACACCTCCCGGCGGGAGTCGCGGCCCTCATCGCCTCCTCGCCCGAGTACCTCGAGCGTTTCCGGTACATGACTCGGGGCGAGCAGGTGAAGGCCACCTCCAAGCTGCTGACCCACCTCCTCGTCACGTTTGGCACGGCTGGGGGCACGACGAGCACGCTGACGCGGGCAGTGGGCGGGCTGGAGGTTACCCTGCCCGTGCTGTCCCTCTCGACCGAGGGTCTGCTGGCGGTAAGGACGGTGACGGTGGCAGCGGGCACGGTGACGACCACGCTGGAGGTGGGCGTGGGCACCGTCTCCATCCTCCACATGGCCAGCAGGGATGACCAGCCCTCGGGGAGCAAAACCAAGAATCCCTACTCGAGCTTGACGAGAACCCAACTCGAAAAGTCAAGAAGAAGCTTTATCAAGCTGATCGATGAGCATGAGAAGAAGCTGCTGGAGTACCGTACCGACCCCTTCGCCAACGATAATCTTGGAAAGCTCGAGAACCAGCCTCCTGAAAATCAACGGAAGATCATTTCGGGACGAATTGAAGAAGTGGAGGCGCAATTGACGAAGCAGCGTGGGGAGCTGAGAAAAGTCGAAGAAGCGCTGCGGGCGTTGAATGGGGGCGGTTGAGCGTATGCAAATTCGTTTGCAACAGCTGATTCTGGCCCTGACGGGACTCGTCAAGTGGTATCAGCAGTTTCTTGGCATCGACGTCCTGACGATCGACGACATGGACCGTTATTGGGTTGTCAGATCCCCGGAGTGGACCGAGTTCCACCAGGATCCCAAGCTGTCCGTGGGCTCTCTCCTGGAGGACTGGGCAGGACTTCAGCGGGTGCTCGAGGGCGGCGCGCCCACCGCGGTTGATTTCGAGCGCCTGGGCGCAGTGATCCGTGTCGTCTCCGACCGCATCCTCGAGCCTTCCACCTCGGAAACGGGTGGGAGCAGGGCCGGGCGCATCGACATCCATTTGCGGCAACTGCTCCTCCTGCTCGCAATGCTCGTCGAGCACTACCAGCAGGCAGGCGTAGACGCACTGGAGATCGACGACATGGATTATTATTGGGTTGTCGAGCCCCCGGACTGGACCGATTTCCAGAAGGAGCCGTCGCTCTGTGTGGGTTCTCTCATCGATGATTGGGCGGAGCTCCAGCGGGTGCTGAAGGAAGACATCGCCACCACGGTGGATTTCAACCGTCTGGGGGCTGTGCTCCGTACCGTCTCCGAGCGTCTCGGCCGACAGTGAAACCGCCAGCCATTCTCAGTGCCCGCGGAGAAAGGAGATTGACGGGCCGGTCTAGGCCAGATCTCTCTGTCCCGAACGACGGACGACCAGGCTGATGATCGTGAACACGATCGTCAAGGACGCGGCGAATCCGTTCTTGTCACTCGTGTCCGCGTCCCAGGGCCTGGGTGAACCCAAGAGCATGATGAGGAGCACCACCCATGCGATCACGCAGCACCACAGGCCCGCCGCTCCCACGAACCAGCGCAGCCGCGCGCTGAGGGTGGAGGGCTGGGGAAGGGCGGGTGCGTCCGTCACGGAGGGATTCGTGGAGCGCTGCTCGGCCTGGAGCTCCTTGTAGAGGCGCCGGCCCCAGCGCACCTCGAGCAGGAGCACCAGGAGCGTCAGCGGGAAGAGAGGGAAGGAGCCCAGGAAGAGGAGGGTGTAGTAGGCGCCCTGCAGCAGGGTGGTGGCGGCGAGTCCGGAGGCCAGCCGCCAGGTGCCGCGCGCGCGATCCTCATCGAAGCGGGCGCGGCCCACGAAGGCGCCCAGGATGATGCCGGTGAAGGCCTGTTGGGGGACGGAGGTGACGGCGCGAAGCATCGCCAGTCCCGGGCCCGCTTCATCCGAGAGCACGATCACGTAGAAGAGGTTCTCCAGTGTCGCGAAGCCGAGCGAGACCGTGGCGCCATACACCACGCCATCCAGGGGCTCGTCGAAGGCGGGCTTGTTCCAGACGTACAGGCGCAGCACGAGCAGCCTGAAACACTGCTCGGGCAGGGCGACACCGAGGAAGGCCAGCAGCAGCGCCATGTCCCAGGTCTGCATGCGCCAGCCCCAGTGAACCGCCAGCTCATGGACGCCGAAGGCCACCGGAACCACGGGCACGCAAAGGGCCACACCCCAGAAGAACGTGCGCCACAGGAGTCCGCGCGGCTCGGGATCCTCGTCCCGCGAGTGGACGTACCAGAGCAACAACATGGGAGGCAGGGCGGCGGCGGCCCCGAGTGCGAACGGAGACATGGGGACGAAGGTAGCCCGCGAAAGCTCCAGGACGCATGGGTCTCGAGAGCAGATAGTATCGGCACTCCCGGACGTGGAGGCAGGAGCGATGTCGATGCCGGATTCGGAAACCCTGGATGGTTCGACCCCGGAGAGCACGCCGCTGGCGGCGGAGCACGGGCGCCGGTTGCCCCTGTCCGCCTTCACCGTGCTGGCCGGGGGTGACGTGTTCGAGTCCGTCCAGGGACGGCCACCCAAGGACGGTGTGAGCCGGGCTCGCGCCTGGTTCCAGGCGAAGGTGAGTCTCCGGGCACACGGTGCTCCCGCCGAGCTGCTCCAGCGCGTGGAAGGAGACATGGTCCGGCAGCTCTCGGGCAATCTCCAGCTCATCGGCCGCATGGAAGCGGCGCGGCCGGTGGAGGTGGACCTCATCCCCCCGGGGCAGCCCCTGGCGAAGTATGGCTATCCCCGCTCCGTGTCTCCGCAGGCGGCGGGCCTGTTCTGGGATCATCCGGAGTGGCCTCGCGCCCGCATCGCGCTGCGCCAGGACAAGCTGGGCCCCGAGCTCCATCTGGTGTTCCACGAACTGGCCCATGCCATCCAGGGCATGGCCTTCACCCAGGAGGAGAACGAGCTCATCTACCGGACGCTGCGGCGCACCTACCGCGTCCGCGCCCGCATGGACGAGGTGTTCGCCCTCTACAGCGAGCGCGAGTTCATCCCCACCGTCACCGCGCATGATCTGCGCGCGCCGGGGGTGTACGGCATGGCGCGCCAGCGCTGGAACGAGGAGCACGTCTTCACCCGCTTCGTGCGCAACCTCTACTTCCCCTACAAGCCGCTGGCGGGCCCCGCGTCGGGCCAGGGCGCGTCCTTCTTCGGCTGAGGCTCAGCGCTTCTTCTTGCGGCTCCGCGACGCGGGCGCCCCGGCCACATCGCCCAGCGCCGGCACGCGCATGCCCATCGACTCGGCCAGGCTCACCGCCGTGGACAGGGGCACCTGGGTGTCCTTGAGCCGGTTGCGCGAGGGATCCAACACCAGCCCCACCGCCAGCGAGAAGTCCGTCCGGGTGAGGATGCAGCCGCGGAAGTTGCTGCCCGTCAGGTCCGTCCCCTCGAAGTCCGCGTCCGTGAGGTCCAGATCGAAGAAGTTGGCCTCCTGCGCGGTGCAGCGCAGCACGTCCGTCTTCCTCAGGCTCAGCCCCACGAACGAGGCGTAGCGCAACACGCACCCCTCGAACGTCAGCTCCGGGTTGGCCGACACGCTCGACCAGTCGATGCCCATCAGCTTCGAGCCCTCGAAGCGCACCCCCCGCAGCGCCGCCTGCGGAAACCGCGCCCGGGTGAGATCGCACCCCGTCCAGGTGCACTCCTCGAACTTACATTGGCGCCACTGGCTCTCCTGGAACTGGGAGCGCTCGAAGGTGCAGCGGTAGAACTCCTTCTGGTTCAGCTCCAGCCCCGGCAACTCGAGGTCCGTGAACGTCTCGTTCTCGAAGCCGTCCTCCCGCTCGAGCCGGCGTACCAGCTCTTCCCGGCCCGCCTGGTCCCTTGGTTCCGTGTCCATGCGGCCTCCATCTCATGGAGGGTCCGCTTCAGGAAGGACGCGCCGTACCCGGGGGCCTGTAGGTCCAGCGCTCACTGAAATTCGCGTGCCGGACCCTCCCAGCGCCCCGTAAAAACTTCTGGGTTTCAGCCCTAAGCATGGGGGGGCCTGGATGCAAGCCCTTGTATTCATTGACGACCGTGCAGGTCGCGGGCTGGCATCGCTCTTGCTGAAAGCAAGGGCACGCAGTCTTCGCGGTCCCTTCCCACGCGCCTCCCCCGAGAGACACCATGACCCAGGCCTCCGCCTTCTCCTCCGCCGACTCCCTCTCCACCTACCTCTCGGAGATCAGCCAGTACCCGCTGCTGTCCGTGCAGGAGGAGCAGGCGCTCGCGCGGCGCTTCAAGCAGGGCGACATGGCCGCGGGCCACCGTCTGGTGACGAGCAACCTGCGCTTCGCGGTGAAGGTCTCCTACGAGTACCGCTCCTACGGGCTGAAGATGTCCGACCTCATCCAGGAGGCGAACATCGGCCTGATGAAGGCGGTGCAGAAGTTCGACGCGGACAAGGGCATCCGCCTCATCTCCTACGCGGTGTGGTGGATCCGCGCCTACATCCAGAACTACGTGCTGAAGAACTGGAGCCTGGTGAAGCTGGGCACCACGCAGGCCCAGCGCCGGCTGTTCTTCGCCCTGGCGCGCACGCGCCGCGAGCTGGAGAAGATGGGCCCCGGCGAGGGCAACATCGTCGACGCGGAGGAGATCGCCCGCAAGCTCAACGTGAAGGCCAGCGAGGTGCGCGAGATGGAGCAGCGCATGGGCGGCCGGGACTTGTCGCTGGACGCGCCGGTGGGCGAGGAAGGCGACGCCACGCACATGGACTTCGTGGAGTCCGAGAGCGCCTCCCAGGTGGACGAGGTGGCCGACCGCCAGGAGGCCGACATGACGCGCGCCCGCATCCGTCAGGCCCTCACCCGGCTGGATCCCCGCGAGCGCTTCATCATCGAGCACCGGGTGATGGGCGACTCGGAGATGACGCTGAGCGAGCTGGGCGAGCACTTCGGCTTCTCGCGCGAGCGCGCGCGCCAGCTGGAGATCCGCGCCAAGGACAAGCTCAAGGCCGAGCTGATGTCGCTCATGGCCGAGCGCGATCAGGACTCCGCGGTCTACGCCGGGTAGTTCTTCCCGGCGCGTGGCCCCCGCCGGGTCGTTCTTCCCGGCGGTCCGCCGCGGCCTCCTCTTCAGTGAAGCCAGCGCCCGTGGGCTGCGTGGAAGTCCACGAGCGGCGCGGCATGCTTGAGGTGGGGCCGCCCGGCCGGATCATTCTCCTGTACCGTCTCGAGCTGGCCTGAAAGAATTTCCTCCATGCTGGCCAGGGGGGAAATCCTCCACAACCGGCGCAGCTCCTCCTCGGTGATCTCTCCCAGGAGTTCGCCGTGCTCCTCGTCCACCACTGGCAGTCGGCGCACTCCGAGCTCCTGCATCACCCGGAGCGCCGCCACGATGGTGTCCCCGGCGAACAACGTGGTCGCCCGCGAGACCCACTCTTCCACCGTCCCCTGTACCCGCCCGTCCATGTGCGTCTCCTTCGACCT
The DNA window shown above is from Cystobacter fuscus DSM 2262 and carries:
- a CDS encoding lytic polysaccharide monooxygenase, which translates into the protein MRKTNKSVSRAAVVGLTSLGLVLPLDAALAHGGMTFPATRTYACYLDGKAGGGGGDLDPTNPACVEAVALGGKNPLWNWFGNLISNAGGRHREIIPDGKLCGPTALFDAYNLAHASWPTTTLKSGTTITIRYNAWAPHPGTWYQYVTRDGWDPSQPLKWSDLEPLPFNTVTNPPINGSGPDGAEYTWSAQLPVAKSGRHIIYSIWQRSDSPEAFYNCSDVLFDSGAPDAEAPTAPGTPTVSGVTGTTADLSWAAAHDNQGVVGYEVYHLMGSTPHRMASPTGTSTRLTGLTPSTAYSFYVVARDAAGNLSPASGVVSFTTTDTAPTGNCHVVYTEPNKWSGGFTGNIQITNTGTSAISGWTLQWEYGAGQTVVNGWSAKIFQHHSSVSAENEAWSGTIPPSGSVTFGFNANSPTPNAPAPAAFLLNGTLCTTP
- a CDS encoding glycoside hydrolase family 48 protein, translating into MFLKPVKAAMTRALCLAIAATVPAQAVAASPRSAPVRTLSKALAGESSTYTQRFLDQYNKIKDPANGYFSPKGVPYHSVETLMVEAPDHGHETTSEAYSYWLWLEAEYGHVTGDWAPFNAAWANMEKYIIPSHADQPTNQYYNASKPATYAAEWDLPKQYPSQLRTEVAVGNDPIAGELQSTYGTSDIYGMHWLLDVDNWYGYGRCGDGTTSPAYINTFQRGSQESVWETVPHPSCDTFAWGKPGQGFLSLFTGDATYSRQWRYTNAPDADARAVQAAYWAHTWAKEQGKEAQVAEVVKKAAKMGDYLRYAMFDKYFKRVGNCIGETNCPAGSGKNSMHYLLSWYYSWGGAVDTSAGWAWRIGSSHNHFGYQNPMAAYVLSNTSFLRPLSATGAADWATSLKRQIEFYTWLQSAEGGFAGGATNSWNGRYEQPTSASSFYGMYYDWQPVYHDPASNQWFGFQAWSVQRVAEYYYVTGDAQAKKVLDKWVAWASQNTKLTTDGKYQVPSTLAWTGAPDTWNPASPGTNSNLHVTVVDHTTDVGVTAAYARTLMFYAARAGNAGAKTLAKELMDRMWANYQTPKGVAVPEKREDYKRFDDTYNAATGDGVFVPSGWSGTTAQGATIDSNSTFLSLRPKYKQDPDWAKVQSFLNGGPVPEFTYHRFWAQADIAMAMADYARLFEGGAPPAASIVTSSTDVSVAEGSSASFTVSLSSAPTSNVTVSVAKASGDADLFVSSGATLTFTPANWNVGQTVTISAVEDADQTNGTASFKLTATGLSSASVNAAELDNDIPAPPSCTVTVDTSNDWGNGHVARVIVQNAGTQSISNWKLSWTATNDFTLANSWSATFTKTGRSVEVTPQGNSTIPGGSSIEAGYVANYSGAKPVPSGVRLEGQNCNIVVK
- a CDS encoding glycoside hydrolase family 9 protein, which encodes MRKSFLTTPAAVLMGLSSVASPLAAQAQTFNYAEALQKSIWFYEAQRSGPLPSNNRVSWRGDSGLNDGADVGKDLTGGWYDAGDHVKFGLPMAASATLLAWSLYEYEEAYQKSGQRAALLDNLRWVNDYFIKAHTAPNELYGQVGAGNADHAWWGPAEVMQMARPAFKVDASCPGSDLAGETAAAMAASSIVFKQTDPAYAATLLTHAKQLFTFADTYRGKYSDCITDAKSFYNSWSGYWDELSWAGAWLYLATAESSYLTKAESYTAYWGNESQTPYWSYRWTHNWDDKHFGAQLLLARLTGKDVYKSSTERNLDYWTTGFNGERVRYSPGGLAWLDTWGSLRYAANASFLAFVYSDDIAASDPARATRYRDFADRQVRYMLGENPRNASYVVGFGVNPPRNPHHRTAHGAWADSLANPVESRHILYGALVGGPDAADAYVDDRANYTANEVATDYNAAFTGTLAKMYLLHGGTPDPTFPKRETPTTDEFYVEAGINVSGQNFTEIRSYVNNVSSWPARMGDKLSLRYFIDISEVIAAGGSAASLTVSMNYSQGAKVLPLKQWSGNIYYVTVDFTGTPVYPGGQSAFRKEAQFRIAAAVGAAWDPTNDPSYKNLTATAARTSLIPIYDNGVRIFGSEPGPIVVDTIPPALPVGLLAAAANPTQINLSWNANTESDLAGYNVYRSTTSGFTPSAANRVASGLTTASYSDSGLKASTVYYYKITAVDTSGNESSASSQSSASTPAPDTLPPAAPAGLKATSASSSQINLSWTASTEADLKGYNVYRSTTSGFTPSAANRVASGLTTASYSSTDLTASTAYYYKITAVDTSGNESSASTEVSATTQQAPASSLSVQYRDGDANSPANNQARPHFRIANGGTASVPLSELKVRYYFTPDSNESVQVACDYAAVNCSSITSSVVQLSTPKTGATHYIEFGFATGAGSVAAGRDTGEIQIRFNKSNWTNFDESNDYSFDSTKTSFSTTSKMTVFRSGVLVWGTEP